Proteins found in one Quercus robur chromosome 2, dhQueRobu3.1, whole genome shotgun sequence genomic segment:
- the LOC126699144 gene encoding uncharacterized protein LOC126699144 encodes MVEIPEGVWTQPLEIEQSYEEVHKGKTKASAMTIEEEEVQWYYDIMKFLELGAYLDDADKREHHSIRMMATQYILCGGQLYRRSYDGIHLHCLKKEEAKRVMEEVLQGIYDPYMNGRMLAKKILRMGYFWNTMETNCVDYVKS; translated from the coding sequence ATGGTTGAAATACCTGAGGGAGTGTGGACACAACCATTGGAAATTGAGCAAAGTTATGAGGAAGTGCACAAAGGGAAGACCAAAGCTTCAGCAATGACCATAGAGGAAGAGGAAGTTCAGTGGTACTATGACATCATGAAGTTCTTGGAACTAGGGGCATATCTAGATGATGCCGACAAGAGAGAACACCATTCCATTAGGATGATGGCAACACAATACATCCTATGTGGAGGACAACTCTATAGAAGATCCTATGATGGTATACACCTTCATTgcttgaagaaggaagaagccaAGAGAGTAATGGAAGAAGTTCTTCAAGGGATTTATGACCCTTATATGAATGGAAGAATGTTAGCCAAGAAAATCCTAAGGATGGGGTACTTTTGGAATACAATGGAGACCAATTGTGTGGACTATGTGAAGAGTTGA